One segment of Sesamum indicum cultivar Zhongzhi No. 13 linkage group LG4, S_indicum_v1.0, whole genome shotgun sequence DNA contains the following:
- the LOC105161232 gene encoding uncharacterized protein LOC105161232 — protein MITPSAAFPPITSSSSSSSHSLNLLLLRRALNNTRSSSTPAIPRTSIVFHHPPSSCHAFSFNHRCRLHQIDVSLRVTNESSSTEVSPDATSERSEADKIVDGMDFGELCNDFECISSPSVESTARQLVRDILQLRQGNRALGTFAVSVKYKDPVRSFTGRDKYKRQLWVNDALENPIVSVQQMVMLSTSVLNIKWTVKGKAKSPIFRIGGDLSVKVDSKFTLNQISGQVIEHEELWDLSESSLVAQAYFWASRRLFATFEAGKDVSDSLKDLTNRFTAENKNVEMYPDPTGDPTKFFQRDDSFQRDLYQIALFLAVVYFVVQYLRTTL, from the exons ATGATCACCCCTTCTGCTGCTTTCCCTCCCATcacttcatcttcttcttcttcttctcacaGCTTGAATTTATTACTACTACGCCGTGCTCTCAACAATACTAGGAGTAGTAGTACTCCTGCTATTCCTCGTACTAGTATTGTCTTTCATCATCCCCCCTCCTCCTGCCATGCTTTCTCCTTCAATCATCGGTGTCGTCTTCACCAAATTGATGTCTCTCTCCGAG TTACAAATGAGTCGAGTAGTACAGAGGTGTCTCCTGATGCAACCTCAGAGAGATCAGAGGCAGACAAGATTGTGGATGGCATGGACTTTGGTGAACTCTGCAATGATTTCGAGTGCATAAGCAGTCCTTCTGTAGAATCCACTGCCAGACAACTTGTTCGAGACATTCTTCAGCTTCGTCAGGGCAATCGTGCCCTTGGAACCTTTGCTGTTTCTGTCAAATATAAG GATCCAGTCAGAAGCTTCACTGGAAGAGACAAGTACAAGAGACAACTCTGGGTGAATGATGCACTTGAGAATCCCATAGTG AGTGTGCAGCAGATGGTGATGTTATCAACGAGTGTGCTAAACATCAAGTGGACAGTAAAAGGCAAGGCCAAGTCTCCCATTTTTAGAATTGGAGGAGACTTGTCTGTCAAAGTCGACTCCAAGTTCACTCTGAATCAGATCAGTGGCCAAGTTATCGAGCACGAAGAGTTGTGGGATTTGTCAGAATCATCACTCGTTGCTCAGGCGTATTTCTGGGCTTCAAGACGGCTCTTTGCCACATTTGAAGCTGGAAAAGATGTCTCCGACTCCCTTAAAGACTTGACCAACCGTTTCACAGCAGAAAACAAGAATGTCGAAATGTATCCAGACCCAACTGGTGATCCAACAAAG TTTTTCCAGAGGGATGATAGCTTTCAGAGAGATTTATACCAGATTGCGCTGTTTCTGGCAGTTGTCTATTTTGTTGTACAGTACTTGCGGACAACTTTGTGA